The following are encoded in a window of Palaemon carinicauda isolate YSFRI2023 chromosome 31, ASM3689809v2, whole genome shotgun sequence genomic DNA:
- the LOC137624392 gene encoding serine/arginine repetitive matrix protein 1-like isoform X2, translating to MVRKKRGEEEEVKLEIKDEPLDHFQEEDVVKDNSVKHKLDGQKEKRCVMDHARRCPGPRAGKSCGAFLSKPDVDPHSLCSSCRGKVCSPSDTCPECASWSEVQWVKFRTKKKKTSKRSPRKASFSSPATSAGEKLDRVPSSPTQSRGRGKSVKGKKPVLLPQECLLDSGVTVSVQASGGPEGMFFESPRDVALVQGGHVSAGDPMWNKNVPFSSPDSWVVVSGTSAAEGAPGKEDSPLEDPLGWSLPRTPCRSPRRVEDGLGSCFQIIEHPTTPPAASSAVPEVFLQPSTSETQQVLSKAPPAPRSRYREMPESSAAGSSFSSEEEVRRKHRRRRDRSRRRRSYSRSPSRSRHSRRRSRSPQQKVRRSSSPNEQWVLVPCSKLKDLTTVTGTAGRLTGDSPPRRASDSCKSATAMDHRSSSERRKTARKETQSAQRRESPLRTCSRDESARGSDRRARLPPSNIPTEELVHWLKDQRTAEAPVSSKGRSLDPHRSAVARFSATSHPRTEEAVDDSEGVPAKDSAYRKVINLIRKHHRIKEPIPSEEDVWRSGLNRIMEEPVQKKPSLALPEARDVKLGRVHIDKVVARNRENSKGQSASKLLQGLKSQSKYYSLEGRPHGASKLEDSLEVMGQGSPEDGASSAPIYFSQAEAVMMEEMSKDLINVASWLDWWASTLVGTQISTESADPSKRDALKEFISSGGRALKFLTFQSLALSANWVLRRRDSVLKNLSKKIPDREARTLRNLSVWDEGLFPLKETEEVVEKLAKRKETIVPKSQPMRRPAYRRPAPEAPSTSRSSPTQVRREPSTSLWSQATQPTRRGTSSAPTSSRTTYPSARRGHSGRSS from the exons GTGAGGAAGAAGAAGTGAAATTGGAAATAAAAGATGAACCATTAGATCATTTTCAGGAAGAGGATGTTGTAAAAGATAACTCTGTCAAACATAAATTGGATGGTCAGAAAGAAAAGAG GTGCGTGATGGACCatgcccgccgttgtcctgggcctagggccgggaagtcgtgtggagcgtttttGTCCAAGCCCGATGTGGACccgcactccctttgttcctcgtgtaggggtaagGTGTGCtcgccttcggacacgtgtcctGAATGTGCTTCGTGGAGTGAAGTTCAATGGGTGAAGTTcaggactaagaagaagaagacgtcAAAACGTTCTCCCAGGAAGGCAAGCTTTTCTTCTCCCGCGACATCGGCTGGTGAGAAATTGGACAGggttccttcttcccctacccagagtaggggacgaggtaagtcagttaagGGGAAGAAACCGGTGCTTCTTCCCCAGGAGTGTCTTTTAGACTCTGGGGTGACTGTTTCTgtacaggcaagtggggggcctgagggtaTGTTTTTTGAGAGTCCGCGGGACGTTGCCCTTGTGCAAGGGGGGCACGTTTCGGCTGGCGACCCCATGTGGAATAAAAATGTACCTTtttcttcccctgattcttgggtaGTTGTTTCAGGCACCTCCGCAGCGGAAGGCGCCCCAGGGAAAGAAGATTCCCCGCTAGAAGATCCCCTCGGATGGAGCCTACCGAGGACCCCATGTAGGTCTCCTAGGAGAGTGGAGGACGGTTTGGGCTCCTGTTTCCAGATTATAGAGCATCCTACTACTCCTCCAGCGGCTTCGTCGGCTGTCCCTGAGGTTTTCCTGCAACCGTCGACGTCCGAGACCCAACAGGTGTTGAGCAAAGCTCCACCTGCCCCTCGGTCCCGTTATAGAGAGATGCCGGAGTCTTCGGCAGCAGGTTCCTCATTTTCTTCGGAGGAAGAGGTTCGGAGGAAACACCGGAGGAGGAGAGATAGATCTAGGAGAAGACGGTCCTACTCTAGGTCTCCATCTAGGTCGCGGCATAGCAGAAGGAGATCTCGTTCCCCGCAACAGAAGGTCAGAAGAAGTTCTTCTCCGAATGAACAATGGGTCCTCGTCCCCTGCAGTAAGCTTAAGGACCTTACTACGGTCACGGGCACTGCGGGTCGGCTTaccggagacagtcctcctagaagggcctccgacAGCTGCAAGTCAGCTACAGCCATGGACCATAGATCCTCGTCGGAAAGGCGTAAGACCGCGAGGAAGgagactcaatccgcccagcggagggagtcgcctctTAGGACGTGCAGCCGCGACGAGTCAGCCCGTGGGAGTGATCGTCGTGCACGGCTACCTCCGTCGAACATTCCCACGGAAGAGCTCGTTCACTGGTTAAAAGATCAACGAACTGCGGAGGCGCCCGTCTCTTCCAAGGGGCGTAGCCTAGATCCTCATCGGAGCGCAGTTGCCCGCTTCAGTGCCACTTCCCATCCCCGGACGGAGGAAGCGGTTGATGACTCAGAAGGAGTGCCAGCGAAGGACTCTGCGTATAGGAAAGTGATCAACCTGATCAGGAAGCATCATAGGATCAAGGAGCCCATACCTTCGGAGGAGGACGTCTGGAGGTCAGGCCTCAATAGGATCATGGAGGAACCAGTCCAGAAGAAGCCATCCTTAGCCCTGCCTGAAGCGAGAGACGTTAAACTGGGACGGGTCCACATAGACAAAGTTGTGGCCCGAAACAGGGAGAACTCTAAAGGGCAGAGTGCTTCCAAACTCCTGCAAGGACTAAAATCACAAAGTAAATATTATTCTTTAGAAGGACGTCCACATGGAGCCAGTAAGCTGGAAGACTCTCTGGAAGTTATGGGCCAAGGCTCCCCAGAGGACGGGGCCTCTTCTGCGCCGATCTACTTCTCGCAAGCAGAAGCggtaatgatggaggagatgtctaaagacctcatcaacgtcgcctcctggttggactggtgggcttctacACTAGTGGGCACCCAGATTTCCACAGAATCAGCAGATCCCTCCAAGCGTGATGCGTTGAAAGAGTTCATCAGCTCGGGGGGCCGCGCTCTGAAGTTCTTGACCTTCCAGTCCTTAGCCTTGTCTGCCAACTGGGTTTTGAGAAGGAGGGACTCAGTACTGAAGAATCTGTCTAAGAAGATTCCGGACAGGGAGGCGAGGACACTACGGAATCTTTCAGTGTGGGATGAAGGGCTCTTCCCGCTTAAGGAGACGGAGGAAGTCGTCGAAAAACTGGCGAAGAGGAAGGAGACCATAGTACCTAAATCGCAACCGATGAGAAGACCCGCTTATAGGAGACCTGCTCCCGAGGCTCCTTCGACGTCTCGCTCTTCTCCTACCCAGGTAAGGAGAGAACCCTCAACGTCTTTGTGGTCTCAGGCTACGCAGCCCACCCGAAGAGGAACAAGCTCGGCTCCAACCTCGTCTAGGACTACCTATCCTTCAGCCAGGAGGGGACATTCTGGACGTTCCTCCTGA